The region ttctcgcccgcccaagccgcggtggttgtcttgcttcccttcctcatttcttgcccggcccccatggacgacttcgtagtcatcttcatcaccttgccaccaatagccatccatgaaaccacgcaagagcaggtggtcccgcacctgcccggaatccgggtccgcaataaggctcttcagcttgcatcttcgacacggacatcttatctccgtctcgttcttttgaagcatctcggccttcgcggacctcaaaaacctattcacgatgccttcggtcgtcgtgcggaccatggtcacctgcggggtagagcaaaacgatattttagaaccaagaaaaaatttggcatgactttccctaaaaataggaccaaaaagaatgcttaatgccaaaattctcgccgaaacggaaatgaatcaacattccggcaaaatattggcaactctcgcatttcaaataccggtacacctccaaacacaaacacatatgcaacaccacaaacatatgcaacaccacgaacatacatagatctagctaggccataaaaagtgcatgtgcacattgttgtagggagaacaacataaatatagctttctccccttacttacctatcaaaacaaggtaatttaaccacttaatttgaatgaatctatggtggaaatgaggtgaaaaagaggaggcacccgagacaaggaggaggtggagagaataaggtggggagaaagtgagtgtgggtaggagaggctgtccaaaatatcttgttgctgcccacttactaatggcgcaccaactctaaatgcgccattagtaatccaggttactaatggcgcaccttctggtggtgcgccattagtagttttgcaaaaaaaaaactaatggcgcactgttccacagtgcgccattattagtttaaactagtaatggcgcatggtggaacagtgcgccattagtagttttgcaaaaaaaaggaataaaaaatataataaaaaaacaacattagtggcgcactttccgataggtgcgccattactagttacaactagtaatggcgcactgagtctggatgcgccattagtatgtttggataggcgcactagttcaaaaaaaattgatactaatggcgcaccttgggccaggtgcgccattagtagtttcaactctaatggcgtatcataaggtggtgcgccattagtatatactaatggcgcaccgcttgtctggtgcgccattagtgtcaatcccatctatagccctttttctagtagtgtgtttctcggtgatgggggtgataaagagttcatcgtaaagagttacgtcgatgcaagcttttacaccaatccagatgaatctaaagtcttaatctggatgcatattgaaagtgggagaaattagctagagtagctctatgcagagcattgtagacatagaatatttgcaaaatacatacggctctgaatgtgacatgcccgttgactaaacttctatcacaagcaaaacatgatcacaccttagtactcttcgggtgttaatcacatagcgatctgaactagattattgactctagtaaaaccctttgggtgttggtcacatagcgatgtgaactatgagtgttaatcacatacagatgtgaactattggtgttaaatcacacgacgttgtgaactagattgttgactctagtgcaagtgggagactggaggaaatatgccctagaggcaataataaagttattatttatttccttaattcatgataaatgtttattattcatgctagaattgtattaaccggaaacttagtacatgtgtgaatacatagacaaaacatatagtccctagtatgcccctacttgactagctcgttaatcaaagatggttatgttttctaaccatagaaatgtgttgtcttttgatgaacgggatcacatcattaggagaatgatgtgatggacatgacccatctgttagcttagcattatgatcgtatcagtttcattgctattgctttcttcatgacttatacaagttcctcatacttgagattatgcaactcccgaataccggaggaacactttgtgtgctaccaaacgtcacaacgtaaaagggtgattataaaggtgctctataggtgtctccgaaggtgtttgtttggttggcatatatcgagattaggatttgtcactctgtgtttcggagaggtatctttgggccctctcggtaatactcatcactataagccttgcaagcattgtaactaatgagttagttgcgggatgaagtattacggaaggagtaaagagacttgccggtaacgatattgaactaggtataatgataccgactatcaaatctcaggaaagtaacataccgatgacaaagggaacaacatatgttgttatgcggtttgatcgataaagaccttcgtagaatatgtaggagccaatatgagcatccaggttacattATTAGTTATTGAcatgagatgtgtctcgatcatgtctacatagttctcgaacaggtagggtccgcacacttaacgtttgatgacgatatgtattatgaattatgtgattttgatgaccgaagtttgttcggaggtccggatgagatcatggacgcgACGAGGAAtcttgaaatggtcgaggcatcaatattgatatattggaaggctatattcgaacaacggaaaggttccgaatgattcgggtattttttggagtaccggagagttacgggaattcgtcgggggaagtattgggccttaatgggccatacgggaaaggagcgaagggcctcaaggggtggctgcacgcccctccccccatgggctggtccgaattggacgaggagggggcggcgcccccttccttctcccctcttccccccttcccacttctcctagttggaataggaaaggggggggggaatcctacttggaccgggagtccaagtaggactcccgcccttggcgccccccccccctctagggccggcctcctcctcctccctcctttatatacggggatagggaggcaccctagaacacacaagttattctcttagctgtgtgcggtgcccacctccatagttacacacctcgatcatatcgttgcggagcttaggcgaagctctgcgccggtagcatcatcatcaccgtcgccacgccgtcgtgctgacNNNNNNNNNNCTTTATATACGGGGATagggaggcaccctagaacacacaagttattctcttagctgtgtgcggtgcccacctccatagttacacacctcgatcatatcgttgcggagcttaggcgaagctctgcgccggtagcatcatcatcaccgtcgccacgccatcgtgctgacggaactcaccctcgacctcaactggatcaagagtacgagggacatcatcgagctagatgtgtgctgaacgcggaggtgatgtacgttcggtacttgatcggttggatcacaaataagttcgactacatcaaccgtgttactaaacacttccactttcggtctacgagggtacatggacacactctcccctctcgttgatatgcatcacatagatagatcttgcgtgatcgtaggaaattttagaaattaccacgttccccaacatggtTGATAAACCAGTTTCGGCTattcttatgaactgtgacaattagactgtcatcaccaaggtgaagagttcaaaggacaacatgaagtccaacaaacatataagaatgagattaaaagtttttagaaaattaagaaactccgactGATACCGTTGGAGTATGTCCAAACGGTTATGAATCTGATAGATCCCTTtactaaagggctatcacgtgttgtgatagataatgcatcgagggagatgggtatgagatcgGAGATCCTCTGAAGTAGGACCTggaaaaacaagccagtggtgaactgaggagggtaactatactaacccactccgttggagatgcaatactcttggTATTGTCTTTTAGGATGactattgtcttaatgtgttccaaagcttatgtaagcaagatgctatcctgtagagcgatctttggaggaacacacatatatgagcccgactgctggtcacagactatgagattggggtgatctctactaaactcatgaataggccaggagtgtgacttatatgctccacccgaggggccaGCCTTCGACAGcttagtactagtaagacatgtggtgaaacttctttacgccaagctgacaattcaaggcatagtccattgttcagttgtgaaggggtGTAGatacttgctctaggtgaagttcaaccttaatAGGTCTTCACTAAAACACTTGTATATCAAAACAACAATTGGAACAGAGGACGCAATGGGCCCTTGAGATCTGGTGCGGGATGTTTGAAATATTAGGATGGGCCTAAGACCCATCTAACAATTTGTGAAAatatctaagggcccatgtgggtttagctggcactaggtgtagtgggaagtttagtcccaccatggaAGTTGGAGGAGTTGAACCttcttataagggtttctcttccacatgctattgaagcttgagaagagaagaggctctcgcgcactcctcctctgccgcccgcctTGCACGCCATGCCTCGCCGCGGGTTGCGgcaatgagccgagccgagctcacacctatgcgccTATTTTTGCCAGTCAGTAATCGAGAGTTTTCTGATAGCTGGGTCACGGTCTAAGACGTCGGATCATAAGAGACTCGGTATTTTTTGTTTTGATTGGAATTCCTTTCCTTTATGGAATACCATTCTGAACTTAATTAACTATTTTCATTTTCCCTTCTTTTTATCACCCGCCTTATCTTATATGGGGGATAGGCTTCCATACCGTGGGCTGTCATGGACTCGGACATGAGTCAAGTCCACGTTTCttcacgcggctgcgcctatataaGTGTGAGGTGTCTTCTaatcctagccgccacgaacatatCACATCTGCTCCACACCCACCGTCTTTCCTTTGCTGCTACCGccagtgactccatcccgtccgccgcgtacacggccGACGTGAGAGCAGGTCTATGAAACCCCGCCTCTCCGGattctgtacgggagaggggcgaataggtttttaggAAGCGTCTGCTTGCCTCtgttcgtctacttcctctacgtgtgtgtcgtcttcatcatcatcatgtctTAGTCCGACGCCGATCGTCTGGTCGCTGAGAAGCtcaaggccgacaagaaggccaccaaggacgccgctgctgccgccgcggCTTCTGCctcgcctactggagggtataactcgtttatcccactCCTACTGTTTTCTGTTTTTGCCATACTAGTATTATACGTAGATCTGTCTGCAATTAGCGTAGTATGTGCTCGCGTGATTGAATATTAGTATGCGATTATTTCTGTCCATGCCATGCTAGTAatttactcatggattaaattAATCAAAAAATTCCCTATTTACTTAGCAGCCAGTGCCGAAATCGAACACCCGTCTCATGTCATCGTCACCGCAAGGGCCCCTCCTCAGCAGCTCCGACTTCAGAAAGACAAAGTGAGGCACGACGACCCCCCGAACATGCCGGAAGAGACCGACTACCAAGACCCATCTACAGACCAACTCCACCCGAAGCTGCTATCGTTGCCACACAAGAAGCCGCGCAGAAACACCACATCATCGGCGGACACTTGCCGACCGCAATGCTGCGAGCGTCCAACCCATGGAGCGCAAGAACGGGATCCAAAGTTCTTCGAGGCGACGCCCCAAAGAGGAAAGCGATGATGTCGACACCGTCGCCCGACACAACCGGTCCTTAGGCATTCACCCGAGGAAGCGGATCCGAGTGTGTGCATAGGATGGATTGCacgacgacgcctccaaggaggtgaaACGACGTCCACGGATGCTGACGCCATCGGCCGGCAAGAGCCCGGCAAGCTTTTGCCCGGAGCACCGCTCGACACCACACCCTCACGCACCGCACCTCCACTGACCCGCACGCCCCTAGCGTCGTGGTAGCGCCACCACCACGGCGGAAACGTATGATTATTAGTTATAAGTTCATAGTACATTGACGGTAAAAACTCACGAGGAATGTATTTGCAAATGATATGAGTGACGCTATGATCGAATAATATTACACCCCAGCTTTGCTAGACAGAGAGACCGGAGCCCCTAAACTTGGCCTCGGTGATGGCATCGATCTTTCGTGCCGTCTCCGGCGATAGATGATTCTCCCAGTCCCCGACCTGGCCGCGCCGGAAGAATGAGCTGTTCTCCACAACGCCAAACGTGAGCTCTGTCTTGCCGCCCTTGGTCGCTTCGAGCCCGGTCATGTGCTCGAACGAGCACAGCTTGACGATGGCGTCCACcgcgccgtcttcctcctcctccacgcTGAACGGGCATCCGACGAACTCCGCCAACCTCCGCACGTGTGCCGCCGGATCTCGATTCATCTCTTCGTACCTGAAGAAGAGCACCAGCTCGGGGTTCGCGGAGTGCGCGCGCCAGTACCCGAGGACATGGTCCCAGTACGGCCCGAACGGCGACACGCCGTGGCAGAAGTAGTCGGCGGCAGTCTCAACCGAGAGCGGCTCCAGTCCGTCCCGGAGCCTGAATTTGTTCGCGAAGTTCCAATGCGAGATCAGGGTGTCCTTGGGGTCGCGGCACACGTACACGATCTTGCAGCCCGACGCCACGACCGACCTCGGCAGCGACACGAAGGGGACGTGCGTGGCGAAGAGCCTTGGGTCCGGGAGCTCGTCGAGGTCCGGGATCCTGTTCTGCGTGTAGAGCTGGTACTCGAGAAACTTGATGCACTCGTGAGGACCATGGGTGTTGAACGGGTGGTCGGAGGAGTCCGCCGGATGCTCCCCACGGTGCACCGTGGAGTAGAGGAGCGCCTTGATCCACGTCGTGCCGGACTTGGGCAGCGTAGCGACGATGATGTCCGAGGGGCGCGCGGCGAAGCATGCGTCGGCCACCATGGTGCCGACCATTGGAGCCAGGCTGCTGTGCCAGCTATTGTCGTGGCGGTAAAGCTGGTAATTGGAGAGGGCTGGGGAGCACGGCCAGGAGGACACCAAGTTGGTGAACTGCTGGTAGAGCTCTTGGTTGGTTTTCTCATCGCCTTCTTGCGGTGAAAAGATTCGCATGGAGGAGGAAGACATTGTGTTGCAGAGAGAGGCTGTGGTTAAGGTAATTGCAGAAGCATATATAACCATATCTTATCTTAATTAGTATAACTGAAGGGTACAGCTAAATGAATCGGGTGGCTTAAACAATAAACAAAACGTTCGCGTGAACGGCGTGCGCGTTATTCTATTCGAATGCAAACGAAAATGTGGCTGGTACCCGTGATGCTGGCACAGCATTATCTAAGCCCCACTTGGTGTAATCTGCCCGTAATACAGTACAATGATGTCGAGTTTGTCTGAACTTTTGTTAAAAAGTGTAATTCTCAAGCAGATAtaagggcatttctaaccgatcaCTTATAACCGGTTTGTGAAGTAAAATTTCTGCTTTACTCCACTAACTGGCACCTAGCCATCACTTATCCGCCGTAAACTTGTACTCCTCTACCCAATCTTCTCTCTAAATATACTCCATGAAAAGGGGTCGGAGTAAAATTTATGCTCTCTGGCCCNNNNNNNNNNNNNNNNNNNNNNNNNNNNNNNNNNNNNNNNNNNNNNNNNNNNNNNNNNNNNNNNNNNNNNNNNNNNNNNNNNNNNNNNNNNNNNNNNNNNNNNNNNNNNNNNNNNNNNNNNNNNNNNNNNNNNNNNNNNNNNNNNNNNNNNNNNNNNNNNNNNNNNNNNNNNNNNNNNNNNNNNNNNNNNNNNNNNNNNNNNNNNNNNNNNNNNNNNNNNNNNNNNNNNNNNNNNNNNNNNNNNNNNNNNNNNNNNNNNNNNNNNNNNNNNNNNNNNNNNNNNNNNNNNNNNNNNNNNNNNNNNNNNNNNNNNNNNNNNNNNNNNNNNNNNNNNNNNNNNNNNAGCCGCACCCCCTCCGccccctcttccctcccctcctctgcgccgccgccggcgagctcggtcGGGCAAAGcccggtgggggcggcggcggggcctttcTCCCCCTCTGCTCGTGGTGTGCTGGCGCAGGCGGCGTCTTCGAGCGGTGGCGCTGGGCGGCCGCTGGGCGCAGCGGCGCGGCATGGTGGCTGGCTGCTGGCGGCGCGCCGACGTCCAGGATCTGTGTGCGGCGGGTGGCTGCGGGCCTGCGGTGCTCCCTTCTCGGGAGGTGGCGCGGACTGCCTCCTGCTGGATCCGGCCGGATTTGGCAGTGGGGGTCGGCCGGCGGCGCTTGGCTTCGGTGGTGCGTGCCCGGCGGCTCCGGTGCTTGGAGCTCACCGGGCGACGCGGGTTGGGCGGCGGTCTGGTGTGGCCGTTGCTCCGGCcgggggcggcggcgtggggaggCCCGACGCATGATGGCGGCCTCCCGGTGTCGTGGCGGCTTCCCGGTGGCTCGGCGGATCTGCCTGCAGCGGCGGCCGGCTTCTCCAGCGTCGGCTCATCTGCATTCGGTCC is a window of Triticum dicoccoides isolate Atlit2015 ecotype Zavitan chromosome 2B, WEW_v2.0, whole genome shotgun sequence DNA encoding:
- the LOC119364945 gene encoding cytosolic sulfotransferase 8-like is translated as MSSSSMRIFSPQEGDEKTNQELYQQFTNLVSSWPCSPALSNYQLYRHDNSWHSSLAPMVGTMVADACFAARPSDIIVATLPKSGTTWIKALLYSTVHRGEHPADSSDHPFNTHGPHECIKFLEYQLYTQNRIPDLDELPDPRLFATHVPFVSLPRSVVASGCKIVYVCRDPKDTLISHWNFANKFRLRDGLEPLSVETAADYFCHGVSPFGPYWDHVLGYWRAHSANPELVLFFRYEEMNRDPAAHVRRLAEFVGCPFSVEEEEDGAVDAIVKLCSFEHMTGLEATKGGKTELTFGVVENSSFFRRGQVGDWENHLSPETARKIDAITEAKFRGSGLSV